The following are from one region of the Sulfurimonas crateris genome:
- a CDS encoding precorrin-2 dehydrogenase/sirohydrochlorin ferrochelatase family protein, translated as MSYFPAFLKLENKKILIVGGGVIAYQKLKHLLDFTSEISVIALEFSEDMQKAIDDNGLHFEKRGYSKGDIEGFAIVIVAIDDIPLQAEIFKDSREHGSLCNAVDSVEYCDFIFPSYLKNDDLTIAISTSGASPAVAKHLKRYLQEVIPSDISVFLQEMRELRETLPKGRERMNMLDKKAEEYIKRWRRR; from the coding sequence TTGAGTTATTTTCCGGCCTTCTTAAAACTTGAAAATAAAAAGATCCTTATAGTCGGTGGCGGGGTTATAGCTTATCAAAAACTAAAACACCTTTTGGATTTTACATCTGAGATATCCGTAATAGCCCTTGAGTTCTCTGAAGATATGCAAAAGGCCATTGACGACAACGGCTTACACTTTGAAAAAAGAGGCTATAGCAAGGGAGATATAGAGGGCTTTGCAATCGTTATTGTTGCAATTGACGACATACCTCTTCAAGCGGAGATATTTAAAGACTCAAGAGAACACGGCTCTCTTTGCAATGCTGTAGATTCGGTGGAGTATTGTGATTTTATCTTTCCATCATATCTGAAGAACGATGACCTGACTATTGCGATATCCACTTCAGGAGCTTCTCCTGCAGTTGCAAAGCATCTTAAAAGATACCTTCAAGAAGTTATCCCCTCAGATATATCTGTTTTTTTACAAGAGATGAGAGAGTTAAGAGAGACTCTTCCAAAAGGGAGAGAGAGAATGAATATGCTTGATAAAAAAGCGGAGGAGTATATTAAAAGATGGAGAAGAAGATGA
- the mtnA gene encoding S-methyl-5-thioribose-1-phosphate isomerase, translated as MQGNYKALWLNDDLFDECLEVIDQRQLPFVYDTRHLTNTEEVVNAIKNMTVRGAGVIGSVAAFGIYIAAIEVEGDYEALKEKAALIRESRPTAVNLMWAVDRMMELLKDSDDLVDDAREAAIKLNDEEALESQKIAEYGCNIIEDILKKSGKTEINILTHCNAGWLAVIDEGTALAPIYEAQRRGIDVHVWVDETRPRNQGASLTAWELSQSGIKHTIIADNTGGHLMQHGMVDMVIVGADRVSANGDVANKIGTYLKALAAHDNNVPFYVAIPTSTFDFEIRDGVKGIPIEERSADEVRFIKGVDSEGVVREVRITPEDSPAINYGFDVTPARLITGLITNRGVCEADFDKIQEKFRG; from the coding sequence ATGCAGGGTAACTACAAAGCGTTATGGTTAAATGATGACCTTTTTGATGAGTGTCTGGAGGTGATTGACCAGAGACAGCTCCCGTTTGTCTATGACACAAGACACCTTACAAATACCGAGGAAGTCGTAAATGCGATAAAAAATATGACAGTTCGCGGTGCTGGAGTTATCGGCAGCGTTGCGGCATTTGGGATCTATATAGCCGCGATTGAGGTCGAGGGAGATTATGAAGCGCTCAAAGAAAAAGCCGCTTTGATAAGAGAGTCCCGCCCTACAGCGGTTAACCTTATGTGGGCAGTTGATAGGATGATGGAGCTTTTAAAAGATTCGGATGATTTAGTAGATGATGCAAGAGAAGCAGCCATAAAGCTAAACGACGAAGAGGCGCTTGAGAGCCAAAAGATAGCAGAGTACGGCTGTAACATCATTGAAGATATTTTAAAAAAGAGCGGTAAAACAGAGATAAATATTTTAACTCACTGCAATGCAGGCTGGCTGGCAGTTATAGATGAGGGAACGGCGCTTGCACCCATCTATGAGGCACAAAGAAGAGGAATAGACGTTCATGTGTGGGTTGATGAAACCAGACCTAGAAATCAGGGAGCCTCACTCACCGCATGGGAACTCTCCCAAAGCGGCATAAAGCATACAATCATAGCCGACAATACGGGCGGACATCTTATGCAGCACGGAATGGTGGATATGGTGATTGTCGGGGCGGACAGAGTAAGTGCCAACGGTGATGTGGCAAACAAGATAGGAACATACTTAAAGGCACTCGCTGCACACGATAACAACGTCCCTTTTTATGTTGCAATTCCGACATCAACTTTTGACTTTGAAATCAGAGACGGCGTAAAAGGGATTCCCATCGAAGAGAGAAGCGCTGATGAGGTTAGATTTATAAAAGGAGTGGATAGCGAAGGAGTGGTGCGTGAAGTGCGTATAACTCCTGAGGATTCTCCGGCTATAAACTACGGTTTTGATGTAACTCCGGCAAGACTTATAACAGGGCTTATAACAAACAGAGGAGTTTGCGAGGCAGATTTCGATAAAATTCAAGAAAAATTTAGAGGATAA
- a CDS encoding c-type cytochrome → MLWLTFDTIPQITMGSDADLENGVTKRVPGPTVINYKITYEMDKKRHHEVPVIGGANAEGRSSFQEKEKFFGRDDWSEEEAGELLHLGKLASQTKNCMNCHTLLGNGAYYAPDLTKAWLDPAWGPNGPMQAMTGKNTKEEAMAEFLQFPSQYPTHARMMPNLGITAEEAKGLVAFLKHMSSIDTNGFPRNFGKIEGAVNGK, encoded by the coding sequence TTGTTGTGGCTAACGTTCGATACGATACCACAGATAACAATGGGTAGTGATGCTGATTTAGAAAATGGTGTAACCAAAAGGGTTCCTGGACCTACGGTTATTAATTATAAGATTACTTATGAAATGGACAAAAAACGTCATCACGAAGTTCCGGTGATCGGTGGAGCAAACGCAGAGGGAAGATCATCTTTTCAGGAAAAAGAGAAGTTCTTCGGAAGAGATGACTGGAGCGAAGAAGAGGCTGGTGAGTTACTTCACTTAGGAAAACTAGCTTCACAAACTAAAAACTGTATGAACTGTCATACGCTTCTTGGAAACGGTGCATATTACGCTCCGGATTTGACAAAAGCATGGCTAGATCCGGCTTGGGGTCCTAACGGTCCAATGCAGGCAATGACAGGTAAAAATACAAAAGAAGAGGCTATGGCGGAATTTTTACAATTTCCATCTCAATACCCTACTCACGCACGTATGATGCCAAACCTTGGTATTACTGCTGAAGAGGCTAAAGGTCTAGTTGCTTTCTTAAAACATATGTCATCAATAGATACAAATGGTTTCCCAAGAAACTTTGGAAAAATAGAAGGAGCAGTCAATGGCAAATAG
- a CDS encoding MFS transporter, translating to MDKFSNHVKNILHGFFLAIGTTIAEPSTILPLIVNYFGGSSMLVGFFAALLRGGAIVVQLFAAFHAQTYKLMMPYLRRIFFIRFLSWFLIGVAIILFGENYPNITLASIGFGLFMFSFSAGFAAIYFREIMAKIFSHSFRGKTMAYRQFFSAVGGLISGALAAWILESFEPPQSYGYLFIISSFIMGFGYLAFATVDEPVKEEVSKKESSFGKFLKNSYAILKADAHLQTQVTTFLLAYGYLIALPFIILDAQQKIDLDGIAIGSLITTQMVGAMLSNFLWGTLSGRGYNTLTAKISISLQITAILLATNASSLYEYMLIFFLVGASIDGNRIASSNLILKIAPADKRPIYIALQMNIVSLGIFFSIIGGVVLHFFSYTVLYTSSVIVLLAALFLSCKIRE from the coding sequence ATGGATAAATTCTCTAACCATGTAAAAAATATTCTGCATGGTTTCTTTTTGGCGATCGGGACTACCATTGCCGAACCCTCTACGATTTTGCCGCTAATAGTAAACTACTTCGGCGGCAGTTCTATGCTTGTAGGTTTTTTTGCAGCCCTTCTTCGCGGAGGCGCGATCGTAGTGCAGTTATTTGCAGCTTTTCACGCTCAGACCTACAAGCTCATGATGCCATATCTTCGCAGAATCTTTTTTATAAGATTTTTGTCGTGGTTCCTCATAGGCGTTGCAATTATACTCTTCGGTGAAAACTATCCAAATATTACACTCGCTTCCATCGGCTTTGGGCTCTTTATGTTCTCTTTTAGTGCAGGTTTTGCCGCAATTTACTTTAGAGAGATAATGGCTAAGATATTTTCTCACTCTTTTCGCGGAAAAACAATGGCATACAGGCAGTTTTTCAGTGCGGTAGGCGGTCTTATAAGCGGTGCGCTTGCTGCTTGGATATTGGAGTCATTTGAGCCGCCCCAGAGTTACGGCTATCTCTTTATAATCAGCTCTTTTATTATGGGTTTTGGATATTTGGCATTTGCCACTGTAGATGAGCCGGTGAAAGAGGAGGTCTCTAAAAAAGAGAGTTCGTTTGGAAAGTTCTTAAAAAACTCATATGCAATCTTAAAAGCGGATGCTCATCTGCAGACTCAGGTCACTACTTTTCTTTTGGCATACGGATACTTAATAGCACTGCCGTTCATTATTCTTGATGCCCAGCAGAAGATAGATCTTGACGGTATAGCGATAGGTTCTTTGATCACGACTCAGATGGTAGGAGCGATGCTTAGCAACTTCTTGTGGGGAACTCTCAGTGGACGTGGGTACAACACATTGACTGCAAAAATCTCTATATCTCTTCAGATAACTGCTATACTCTTGGCCACCAACGCATCATCGCTTTATGAATATATGCTTATCTTCTTTTTGGTAGGCGCTTCAATAGACGGAAACCGCATAGCATCCAGCAATCTTATATTGAAGATAGCACCTGCGGATAAACGACCGATCTATATAGCGCTACAGATGAATATTGTCTCATTGGGGATATTTTTCTCGATTATAGGCGGAGTTGTTTTGCACTTTTTCAGTTACACAGTACTCTATACAAGTTCTGTTATCGTGCTGCTGGCTGCTCTATTTCTATCTTGTAAGATAAGAGAGTAG
- a CDS encoding glycosyl transferase, with the protein MDFFKYIHAVGTGEKGNRNLTFEEAKDMMEQVLNRSAYDEQIAAFLLGWRLKPETIDEFKGVVAACDGFIQKRAVSNSIELGYPFDGKQNNPFIFPLVAKVLEESELNLVVVGDELTPAKKGITLKEVATNIELNKNIHYFDRADFFKEMHELTSMRMRLGLRTGLNTIEKLPNVASSEYAITGVFHKPFVKKYVDTFADRYKRLALIQGNEGTPELFSKGRLWIAENEEVEEIIVDPEYFGINYTKSWEKITLEESLEQTNNPSNEFLKLAKLNAAVFLFVAQKAATIEEAYEKLNG; encoded by the coding sequence ATGGATTTTTTCAAATATATTCACGCCGTAGGAACTGGTGAAAAAGGCAATAGAAATTTGACCTTTGAAGAGGCAAAAGATATGATGGAGCAGGTTTTAAACAGATCTGCATATGATGAGCAGATAGCCGCTTTTTTACTCGGATGGAGGCTAAAACCTGAGACAATTGATGAGTTTAAAGGCGTTGTTGCGGCGTGTGACGGATTTATTCAAAAAAGAGCAGTATCAAACTCTATAGAGCTTGGCTATCCCTTTGACGGCAAGCAGAATAATCCTTTTATTTTTCCACTTGTCGCAAAAGTGCTGGAGGAGTCAGAGCTTAATCTTGTTGTAGTCGGCGATGAGTTGACACCTGCAAAAAAGGGTATAACTCTTAAAGAGGTGGCTACAAATATTGAGCTGAATAAAAATATACACTATTTTGACAGAGCAGATTTTTTTAAAGAGATGCATGAATTAACGTCGATGCGTATGAGACTTGGACTTCGCACGGGGCTAAATACCATAGAGAAACTTCCAAACGTCGCATCGAGCGAGTATGCGATCACTGGTGTTTTTCATAAGCCGTTCGTTAAAAAGTATGTGGATACTTTTGCCGACAGATATAAAAGACTCGCACTTATTCAAGGCAACGAAGGCACTCCTGAGCTCTTTAGCAAAGGACGCCTCTGGATAGCAGAGAACGAAGAGGTAGAGGAGATCATAGTTGACCCTGAGTATTTCGGGATAAACTATACGAAATCTTGGGAGAAGATAACTCTTGAGGAGTCGCTGGAGCAGACAAACAACCCCTCAAATGAATTTTTAAAGTTGGCAAAACTTAACGCTGCTGTTTTTCTTTTTGTTGCTCAAAAAGCCGCAACCATAGAAGAGGCTTATGAAAAACTAAATGGATAA
- a CDS encoding nitrite reductase, with product MRLDKLVMSVAAMAVVGSGMVVQASSKMDVELVFEKECQGCHGPNLEGGVGSDLRPAVTAKKNAYELAEVILNGKAGTAMPPFKDKFTKDDADAMVDYIQHFKGRKIKQLTLETVKEGWKPLNDRMKFFTQYPNAADVKKNTDICFVTERDAERVAFVDGTNGKILSKHPAGFAVHVTVTNKRQPRYAYSISRSGLVTMFDLNTPGQQKIAECQVGSDSRGLAVSPDGKYLMAGNYVPGGAVLMDAMTLEPLKVYPTSSVIKPNGDIDSSRVAGIFDTPYGPYFAFALKDGGHVYIVDYSKPNFPIVGDIPNIGDILHDGFLNEGKEIGRYLFIASQGSDVVGVVDFKTKSLVTKIYTGPASKPHPGQGSSWFNEGLGQQLGATVNMNLGQVTIWDSNFDVIRQIPIGGGGLFIGTSEHTPFLWADNVLGSSDVWNQVHLINKQTLEVDRIITVGTTKGTVIDPVTHKTLYSWDVPTVKDDKGNVVVPRILHAEPANHGYWTMISEWNAGRIGIYEAKTGKFVKYITGLTTPTFTYSIEHRQTIPGA from the coding sequence ATGAGATTAGATAAATTAGTTATGTCAGTTGCTGCAATGGCAGTAGTGGGTTCGGGTATGGTTGTCCAAGCGTCTAGCAAGATGGATGTAGAGTTGGTTTTTGAAAAAGAGTGTCAAGGTTGTCACGGTCCTAACCTAGAGGGTGGTGTTGGTTCTGATTTACGTCCTGCAGTTACTGCTAAGAAAAACGCTTATGAGCTTGCAGAAGTTATTTTAAACGGTAAAGCTGGTACAGCGATGCCTCCGTTTAAAGATAAATTTACTAAAGATGATGCTGATGCTATGGTTGATTATATTCAACACTTCAAAGGCAGAAAGATCAAGCAGCTTACTCTTGAGACTGTAAAAGAGGGATGGAAGCCGTTAAACGACAGAATGAAATTCTTCACTCAGTACCCAAATGCTGCTGATGTTAAGAAAAATACAGATATCTGTTTCGTAACAGAGCGTGATGCTGAGCGTGTTGCTTTCGTTGATGGTACAAACGGCAAGATCTTATCAAAGCACCCTGCTGGTTTTGCTGTTCACGTAACGGTTACAAATAAACGTCAGCCTCGTTATGCTTACTCGATCTCTCGTTCAGGTCTTGTAACCATGTTTGACCTTAACACTCCAGGGCAGCAAAAAATTGCTGAGTGCCAAGTTGGTTCCGACTCTCGCGGTCTTGCAGTTTCACCGGACGGTAAATACCTAATGGCTGGTAACTATGTTCCAGGCGGTGCTGTACTTATGGATGCGATGACATTGGAACCTCTAAAAGTTTATCCGACGTCAAGTGTTATTAAGCCAAACGGTGACATCGATTCATCTCGTGTAGCTGGTATCTTTGATACTCCATACGGTCCTTATTTCGCATTTGCACTTAAAGACGGTGGTCACGTATACATCGTAGATTACTCTAAACCTAACTTTCCAATCGTTGGAGATATTCCAAATATCGGTGATATCCTTCACGATGGTTTCTTAAATGAGGGTAAAGAGATAGGTCGTTACCTATTTATCGCTTCTCAAGGAAGTGACGTTGTAGGTGTTGTAGACTTTAAAACTAAATCTTTAGTTACAAAAATCTATACAGGCCCTGCATCTAAGCCACACCCGGGTCAAGGTTCTTCTTGGTTTAATGAGGGTCTAGGACAACAACTTGGTGCTACTGTTAACATGAACCTAGGACAGGTAACTATCTGGGACAGCAACTTTGACGTTATTCGTCAGATTCCAATCGGCGGCGGTGGACTGTTCATCGGTACATCTGAGCACACTCCGTTCCTTTGGGCTGATAACGTTCTTGGCTCAAGCGATGTTTGGAATCAAGTTCACTTGATCAACAAGCAGACTCTTGAAGTTGACAGAATCATCACTGTAGGTACAACAAAAGGTACTGTTATAGATCCTGTAACTCACAAGACTCTCTACTCATGGGATGTTCCGACAGTTAAAGATGACAAAGGCAACGTAGTTGTTCCTAGAATTCTTCACGCTGAGCCTGCTAACCACGGTTACTGGACTATGATCTCTGAGTGGAATGCTGGTCGTATCGGTATTTATGAAGCTAAAACAGGTAAGTTCGTTAAATACATCACTGGTTTAACAACTCCTACGTTTACTTACTCTATCGAGCACAGACAAACTATTCCAGGTGCATAA
- a CDS encoding c-type cytochrome translates to MKKSILISLALTSLLSANEVDGKVVFETYCWGCHHQISEAFGPSFTEIASKRSYDEIQAYILDPESMYKAFGYKRTVMTKLKLTDKEREAVAKYVLSYKGK, encoded by the coding sequence ATGAAAAAAAGTATACTAATATCGCTCGCTTTAACTTCCCTTTTATCTGCAAATGAAGTAGATGGAAAGGTAGTTTTTGAGACTTATTGCTGGGGATGTCATCATCAGATCTCCGAAGCATTCGGTCCATCTTTTACAGAGATAGCTTCCAAGCGCTCTTATGATGAGATTCAGGCATATATTTTAGACCCTGAGTCTATGTATAAGGCTTTTGGATATAAGCGTACGGTAATGACAAAATTAAAATTAACAGACAAAGAGAGAGAGGCAGTTGCAAAATATGTTCTCTCATACAAAGGCAAATAG
- a CDS encoding cbb3-type cytochrome c oxidase subunit I: MANSYLKYESKKLATWYFTFAAIIFGAQLLFGLVAAIQYVMPSFMFEVVDFSVARMIHINALVVWMVFAMFGSVYWLLPDETGIETVGIGLGKFLFWAFAAAIVVVVLVYLFIQVGPADETSIWFIHEGREYIEAPRWADFAIVVVALGFVANLYMTGMKGNRSGIVTVLMADMIAFAGLYLAGMFWTDNISIDQFWWWWVIHLWVEATWEVFVGSIAAYGLITMIGAHRKVVEMWLWIEVSMLFGSGILGLGHHYFWIGTPEYWWEIGALFSALEPLPLVAMFIHVLYDWGKMQGQEDAKGLEQSVITNKPAFTWFVLNAFGNFLGAGIWGFFHTLPQVNLYTHGTQFTSAHGHLAFFGAYATILIGMMYMAVQGKNGIKVMNNTKSTIWATSMIVGGVLGMTMALTVAGYADFIVSRAQWGATWEGYFAGQSTIWLIQGMNWRVIMGVITFIGFFFLVKDLLSIGKAAHHVR; this comes from the coding sequence ATGGCAAATAGTTATTTAAAATATGAGTCTAAAAAATTAGCAACATGGTATTTTACCTTTGCTGCAATAATTTTTGGTGCACAACTACTTTTTGGTCTTGTCGCTGCTATTCAATACGTAATGCCAAGTTTCATGTTTGAAGTTGTTGACTTTTCGGTTGCAAGAATGATACATATCAACGCACTTGTTGTTTGGATGGTTTTTGCTATGTTTGGTTCAGTTTACTGGCTACTGCCAGATGAGACAGGTATAGAGACTGTAGGTATCGGTTTAGGAAAGTTTCTTTTCTGGGCATTTGCTGCTGCTATCGTTGTTGTCGTGCTTGTTTATCTATTTATTCAGGTTGGACCTGCAGATGAGACATCTATCTGGTTTATCCATGAGGGTCGTGAGTATATTGAAGCTCCTCGCTGGGCAGACTTTGCTATAGTGGTAGTTGCTCTTGGATTTGTTGCTAACCTCTACATGACTGGTATGAAGGGTAACCGCTCTGGAATCGTAACTGTTTTAATGGCAGATATGATCGCTTTTGCAGGTTTATATTTAGCTGGTATGTTCTGGACAGATAACATCTCTATAGATCAGTTCTGGTGGTGGTGGGTAATCCACTTATGGGTTGAAGCTACTTGGGAAGTTTTCGTTGGTTCGATTGCAGCTTACGGTCTAATAACAATGATCGGTGCACACCGTAAAGTTGTTGAGATGTGGTTATGGATCGAAGTTTCAATGCTATTTGGTTCAGGTATCTTAGGACTTGGTCACCACTACTTCTGGATCGGTACACCTGAGTACTGGTGGGAAATTGGTGCACTATTCTCTGCACTAGAGCCGCTACCGCTTGTTGCGATGTTTATCCACGTTCTTTATGACTGGGGTAAAATGCAAGGTCAAGAGGACGCAAAAGGTCTTGAGCAGTCTGTTATTACAAACAAACCTGCTTTTACTTGGTTCGTTTTAAATGCATTCGGTAACTTTTTAGGTGCTGGTATTTGGGGATTCTTCCACACATTACCACAGGTTAACCTATATACGCACGGTACACAGTTTACATCGGCGCACGGACACTTGGCGTTCTTTGGAGCTTATGCTACTATTCTTATAGGTATGATGTATATGGCTGTTCAAGGTAAGAACGGCATTAAAGTAATGAACAACACTAAATCGACTATCTGGGCAACTAGTATGATCGTTGGTGGTGTTCTTGGTATGACAATGGCGCTTACTGTTGCTGGTTATGCGGACTTTATCGTTTCACGTGCACAATGGGGTGCTACATGGGAAGGTTACTTCGCTGGTCAGTCAACTATATGGCTAATCCAAGGTATGAACTGGAGGGTTATTATGGGTGTAATTACATTCATAGGTTTCTTCTTCCTAGTTAAAGACTTATTGAGCATCGGTAAAGCTGCTCATCACGTACGTTAA
- the mtnK gene encoding S-methyl-5-thioribose kinase, whose protein sequence is MDYKKLDKTTVVEYILNIKKIITYFGSDDLIADEIGDGNLNYVYRVSSAQDPQKSLIVKQAVPYLRCVGEEFSLTRERMTYEIRALQKFYSIFPNFIPNIYHASEEMSLVVMEYLDSHIIMRKGLIEKIKYKNFSNHISAYMAATLYYTSSLYLSSAQKRELVERFNGNRELCKLTEDLVFSFPFMDHETNDNENVENNPDAQKLFSDMEFKEKVLELKYKFMTQSDALLHGDLHTGSIMINENETYIIDPEFAFVGPFGFDVGALLANLVNNYIHHSVVTKDEDYKSWLLATIKDVLEKFSEKFLSFWSESKESALLVDGYLDEVSLKKYKERFVKNILRDSVGFAGCKMARRVYGVAGVEEIRGIEDEALRAEAERMALKIAREFVIKYDKIESIDEILEIMKNAG, encoded by the coding sequence ATGGATTATAAAAAGCTGGATAAAACAACCGTAGTAGAGTATATATTAAACATAAAAAAGATAATAACCTACTTTGGTTCGGATGATCTGATAGCCGATGAGATAGGGGATGGGAATCTTAACTATGTCTACAGAGTAAGCTCTGCACAAGATCCGCAAAAGAGCCTTATCGTAAAACAAGCCGTTCCATATCTTAGATGTGTGGGCGAAGAGTTCTCCCTTACAAGAGAGAGAATGACGTACGAGATAAGGGCTCTGCAGAAGTTTTACAGCATATTTCCAAATTTTATACCAAATATTTATCATGCCAGCGAAGAGATGAGCTTAGTCGTTATGGAGTATCTAGATAGCCATATAATTATGCGAAAAGGGCTGATTGAGAAAATAAAATATAAAAACTTTAGCAATCATATATCTGCATATATGGCTGCTACGCTCTACTATACTTCATCTCTGTACCTTAGCAGTGCTCAAAAAAGAGAGCTCGTAGAGAGATTCAACGGCAACAGGGAGCTGTGCAAACTGACCGAAGATCTTGTTTTTAGTTTTCCTTTTATGGACCATGAGACAAACGATAATGAGAACGTAGAGAACAATCCTGATGCACAAAAACTTTTTTCGGACATGGAGTTTAAAGAGAAGGTGTTGGAGCTCAAATATAAATTTATGACGCAAAGTGATGCGTTGCTGCACGGGGACCTGCATACAGGCTCTATTATGATAAATGAGAATGAGACCTACATAATAGACCCTGAGTTTGCATTTGTGGGTCCTTTTGGTTTTGATGTCGGAGCTCTTTTGGCTAACTTGGTGAACAACTACATCCATCACAGTGTTGTTACAAAAGATGAGGATTACAAGAGCTGGCTTTTGGCAACCATTAAAGATGTTTTAGAGAAGTTTAGCGAGAAGTTTTTAAGCTTTTGGAGCGAATCAAAAGAGTCCGCTCTACTTGTAGATGGCTACCTTGATGAGGTATCACTGAAAAAATACAAAGAGAGATTTGTAAAAAATATTTTAAGAGATAGTGTCGGATTTGCAGGCTGTAAGATGGCTAGAAGAGTTTACGGCGTTGCGGGAGTAGAGGAGATAAGAGGGATCGAGGATGAGGCTCTTAGGGCCGAGGCTGAGAGGATGGCTCTAAAAATTGCCAGAGAGTTTGTAATAAAGTACGACAAGATTGAGAGCATAGATGAGATATTGGAGATAATGAAAAATGCAGGGTAA
- a CDS encoding Lrp/AsnC family transcriptional regulator, with product MKDEILSRIQKKFPLVAKPFKAIADELGMSEDDVLEILREQKKGNIIRQTSAIFDTKRLGYISSLVAFKIPADKISDAVKIINSHPGISHNYERNHDFNIWFTLAVAPNSKLGLEKTLEVLAEATGAEEYIMLPTLKLFKINVKLNTTGKDEKKEEVKRVKHSDIELTPLHHAVIRRAQYDIDIVSEPFKKTVDELGIDYDRFFGILDELQEAGVMRRFASILNHRKAGFSANAMVVWDVDEANGEAIGEKAAAFSAVSHCYLRPKYANWPYNLFTMVHGKSTDETNGIIAEMASEIEAKSHMPLYSSREFKKVRIEYFTPEFEAWEEQHGN from the coding sequence ATGAAAGATGAAATTTTATCGCGTATTCAAAAGAAGTTTCCTTTGGTGGCAAAACCCTTTAAGGCGATCGCTGATGAGCTGGGTATGAGCGAGGATGACGTTCTTGAGATCTTACGTGAACAAAAGAAGGGCAATATAATTCGTCAGACGTCGGCAATATTTGACACCAAGAGACTCGGTTATATCTCTTCTTTGGTGGCATTTAAGATCCCTGCAGACAAAATAAGCGATGCGGTTAAAATAATAAATTCGCATCCTGGCATCTCACACAACTATGAGAGAAATCACGATTTTAACATCTGGTTCACTCTTGCCGTGGCTCCAAACTCAAAACTAGGTCTTGAAAAAACGCTCGAAGTTTTGGCTGAGGCTACGGGAGCAGAGGAGTATATAATGCTTCCTACCCTAAAACTTTTCAAGATAAACGTAAAGCTCAACACTACAGGAAAAGATGAGAAGAAAGAAGAAGTAAAGAGAGTAAAACACAGTGATATTGAGCTTACTCCTCTTCACCATGCAGTAATCAGACGCGCTCAATATGACATAGATATAGTAAGCGAGCCGTTTAAGAAAACAGTAGATGAGCTGGGAATTGATTACGACAGATTCTTTGGTATTTTGGATGAACTCCAAGAGGCAGGTGTTATGAGAAGGTTTGCTTCGATCCTAAATCACAGAAAAGCTGGATTTAGTGCTAATGCTATGGTGGTGTGGGATGTTGATGAGGCAAACGGAGAGGCAATAGGCGAAAAAGCTGCTGCATTTAGCGCGGTTTCTCACTGTTATCTTCGTCCTAAATATGCGAATTGGCCATATAACCTCTTTACGATGGTTCACGGTAAGAGCACGGATGAGACAAATGGTATCATTGCCGAGATGGCGTCTGAGATAGAAGCAAAAAGTCATATGCCTCTTTACAGCTCTAGAGAGTTTAAAAAGGTAAGAATAGAGTACTTTACTCCCGAGTTTGAAGCTTGGGAAGAGCAGCACGGAAATTAA